From the genome of Geobacillus kaustophilus, one region includes:
- a CDS encoding RNA-guided endonuclease TnpB family protein produces MPTITLRLELHNPTKVKQGMYERMTEVNTAFANWLLNHPELNQATSKLFKEFSSQRFPSAVVNQTIREVKSQKKNQKTKKFRTLWCCFNNQNVKVEKKGEFYTVSFPTLEKRIGVPVVTRPYQEAWLNRLLDGTAKQGAAKLYKKRKKWYLAIAITFDVKPRHETKVMGVDVGLRYIAVASVGTKSWFFKGNQCAFVRRRYAALRRRLGKAKKLHMIRKIGRKESRWMKDQNHKISRQIVNFALANGVGVIRMEELTGIRKRATSAKEAGRSLHAWAFHQLQTMIAYKAEMAGIRVEWVNPTYTSQTCKCGYREKANRNGIRFRCQRCGYTLHADLNGAINIAKAISGFAV; encoded by the coding sequence ATGCCGACCATCACACTAAGGCTGGAGCTGCACAACCCAACGAAAGTGAAACAGGGCATGTATGAACGGATGACAGAAGTGAATACCGCGTTTGCTAATTGGCTGTTGAATCATCCCGAGCTGAATCAAGCGACGAGCAAACTATTTAAAGAGTTTTCGTCGCAGCGGTTTCCTTCCGCTGTCGTGAATCAGACGATTCGAGAAGTGAAGTCCCAAAAGAAAAACCAGAAAACAAAGAAGTTTCGAACATTATGGTGTTGCTTTAACAATCAAAACGTGAAGGTGGAAAAGAAAGGAGAGTTCTACACGGTTTCCTTCCCCACACTGGAGAAGCGAATTGGCGTGCCGGTCGTCACGCGCCCCTATCAAGAAGCATGGCTGAATCGGCTGCTCGATGGAACCGCTAAACAAGGGGCAGCCAAGCTCTACAAAAAGAGAAAGAAATGGTACTTGGCGATCGCGATCACCTTTGACGTGAAGCCGCGGCACGAAACAAAGGTGATGGGCGTTGACGTTGGGCTTCGCTATATCGCTGTGGCCAGCGTGGGAACGAAATCGTGGTTTTTCAAAGGGAACCAATGCGCCTTTGTACGCCGACGATATGCGGCTTTGCGAAGGAGATTAGGAAAAGCCAAGAAGCTCCATATGATTCGCAAAATCGGCCGTAAAGAGTCCCGCTGGATGAAGGATCAAAATCACAAAATCAGCCGTCAAATCGTGAATTTTGCGCTCGCCAACGGTGTTGGCGTGATTCGAATGGAAGAGTTGACGGGGATTCGCAAGCGGGCAACATCGGCCAAAGAAGCGGGGCGAAGCCTTCATGCTTGGGCGTTTCATCAACTGCAAACGATGATTGCCTATAAGGCGGAAATGGCGGGCATTCGCGTTGAGTGGGTGAATCCAACCTACACGAGCCAAACGTGTAAATGTGGTTATCGAGAGAAAGCGAACCGAAACGGCATCCGCTTTCGATGCCAAAGGTGTGGATACACTCTCCACGCCGACTTGAATGGCGCCATCAACATCGCCAAAGCGATTTCGGGCTTCGCCGTCTAA
- a CDS encoding DNA-binding protein: MSYHFASKKELEDFIKSEVLGVAETMEILGVTYQRLSKLMESGRITPIKIFQKDKLFFRTDVESLSKELKELRKKYRPYDVE, encoded by the coding sequence GTGTCATATCACTTTGCATCAAAAAAAGAACTCGAGGACTTCATTAAAAGTGAAGTCCTCGGGGTCGCTGAAACAATGGAGATCTTGGGAGTGACATATCAACGACTTAGCAAGTTAATGGAATCAGGAAGAATAACACCAATTAAAATTTTCCAAAAAGACAAGCTGTTTTTTCGGACTGATGTGGAATCCCTTTCCAAAGAGCTAAAGGAACTGCGCAAGAAATACCGACCGTATGATGTGGAATGA
- a CDS encoding N-acetylmuramoyl-L-alanine amidase has product MKKIFLDKGHGGSDPGAVANGLQEKTLTHQIVEYAVDHLFENYTGFELRVSRAGDQTLTLSQRAKMANDWGADVFVSVHINAGKGTGFESYVYNGGVSSQTIALQNVLHGEILFAMRGFGAITDRGKKRANYAVLRETKMPAVLTENLFIDSNDAKYLKNEAFLKAVGEAHARGVAKFLGLPQKAKPQPQKQQKESDGKLYRVQVGAFSDRENAERLAEELKGQGYPAVIV; this is encoded by the coding sequence ATGAAAAAAATCTTCTTGGACAAAGGACACGGCGGCAGTGATCCGGGAGCGGTCGCGAACGGATTGCAGGAAAAGACCTTGACACACCAAATCGTTGAGTATGCCGTAGATCACCTATTTGAGAATTACACTGGATTTGAGCTGCGTGTCAGCCGTGCAGGAGATCAAACACTAACATTGAGCCAGCGAGCTAAAATGGCGAACGATTGGGGAGCAGACGTATTTGTCAGCGTGCATATCAACGCTGGAAAAGGAACTGGGTTTGAAAGCTATGTTTACAACGGCGGTGTTTCTTCTCAAACAATCGCTTTGCAAAACGTGTTGCATGGCGAAATTTTATTCGCAATGCGGGGATTCGGAGCAATTACAGACCGAGGCAAAAAACGGGCTAATTATGCCGTTCTTCGGGAAACGAAAATGCCTGCTGTTTTAACTGAAAACTTGTTCATAGACAGCAATGACGCAAAATACTTGAAAAATGAGGCATTCCTCAAAGCAGTTGGGGAAGCTCACGCGCGCGGTGTCGCGAAGTTTTTAGGATTGCCGCAAAAAGCAAAACCACAACCACAAAAACAACAAAAAGAGTCTGACGGAAAATTGTATCGCGTGCAAGTTGGCGCATTCAGTGACCGAGAAAACGCGGAACGACTGGCAGAAGAATTGAAGGGACAAGGCTATCCAGCCGTGATTGTTTGA
- a CDS encoding phage holin family protein, translated as MERLDAIYKIGAAAIGAAVGYLFGESTGLLLVLFWMVVIDYGSGLAAGYTEKTLSSKIGFKGIIKKVMIFVMVALAHLVDSALGTKNMFRDATIVFYMANELLSIFENVGRMGVPVPDRLMQAVEVLKGKSKEGDKK; from the coding sequence ATGGAGAGGCTCGATGCGATCTACAAAATCGGCGCGGCTGCGATTGGGGCTGCGGTTGGGTATTTATTTGGCGAGTCAACAGGGCTGCTACTCGTATTATTTTGGATGGTTGTGATTGATTACGGGAGCGGATTGGCTGCTGGTTACACAGAAAAAACGTTATCAAGCAAAATTGGATTCAAAGGCATTATTAAGAAGGTCATGATTTTTGTCATGGTTGCACTGGCTCATTTGGTCGATAGCGCACTTGGAACAAAAAATATGTTCCGCGATGCGACTATCGTTTTTTATATGGCCAATGAATTGCTGAGCATTTTTGAAAACGTTGGGAGAATGGGAGTGCCTGTTCCAGATCGTTTGATGCAGGCAGTCGAAGTGTTGAAAGGAAAAAGTAAGGAGGGCGATAAGAAATGA
- a CDS encoding ImmA/IrrE family metallo-endopeptidase has product MNFSSYQFTPLEQYIRELYDHLAITEPGQLDMIDIAAKLNVWLHFADIRSTAIERNGVYSIIIDRRLSRQQQWQEFGHELGHVLRHAGNQMLLPPSLVQLQEAQATNFALHLCVPTFMLLELDLPHTEKEIIYVLSETFGVEPLFAKRRWDRFKEQWESYRFYEALFSHMQVAEPVAAAVGRDAESNLSLLHEYAVAHDGSLFIDGRLTDEEQREIIRYLQQMDQRNN; this is encoded by the coding sequence ATGAACTTCTCGTCGTACCAATTCACCCCACTGGAACAATATATTCGCGAATTGTACGACCATTTGGCGATCACAGAGCCTGGCCAGCTCGATATGATCGACATTGCCGCAAAGCTGAACGTCTGGTTGCATTTTGCCGACATCCGAAGCACAGCTATCGAACGGAACGGAGTGTACAGCATCATCATCGACCGCCGCCTTAGTCGCCAGCAACAATGGCAAGAGTTTGGCCATGAACTTGGGCATGTGTTGCGCCATGCAGGCAATCAAATGCTACTCCCGCCTTCACTCGTTCAGCTTCAAGAGGCCCAGGCGACGAATTTTGCGCTTCACCTTTGCGTGCCAACGTTTATGCTGCTTGAGCTCGATCTTCCGCATACGGAAAAGGAAATCATCTATGTATTAAGCGAAACGTTTGGTGTAGAGCCGCTGTTCGCCAAACGGCGCTGGGATCGCTTTAAGGAGCAATGGGAAAGCTATCGGTTTTACGAAGCGCTTTTCAGTCATATGCAAGTGGCTGAACCGGTTGCCGCCGCTGTCGGCCGTGATGCGGAAAGCAATCTTAGTCTCCTTCATGAGTACGCCGTTGCACATGATGGCTCATTGTTTATTGACGGCCGCTTAACGGACGAGGAACAACGAGAAATCATCCGCTATTTGCAGCAGATGGACCAAAGGAACAACTAA
- a CDS encoding recombinase family protein: MYRPRNLDVFIYLRKSRKDIEEEKKAAESGASYDTLQRHRDNLLAVARKEGHNILGIFEEIVSGESIAERSEIQKLLRELETGVADAVLVMDIDRLGRGDMLDQGILDRAFRYSGTKIITPTEVYDPESETWELVFGVKSIVSREELKVITRRLQGGRRDSATKGRSISKKPPYGYLRDEKLKLYPDPETSWVVVKIFEMTRDGYGRQAIAAELDRLGVKPPDGKRSFWSPSTISAIIKNEVYLGHIIWGKVKYIKQNGTYKRKKMPRERWYIKENAHEPLVYKELWEAANKAYRSRWRPSTVESKPLANPLAGLLKCEVCGYTMWYQPRKDRPHPLVRCPNPKCKGVQKGALLPLVEERILQSLAEFIDQFEVREDQSARKKQRSIIPIKQKAVEKKEKELQELHKQKDALHDLLERGVYTIETFLERQHTIVNRIKKTQQEIEQLREEIAKEQLKEKNINEYIPTVKKVLDAYRLTDDVEKKNRLLKSVLEKATYLRKPEWTKKDQFIIQIYPKI, translated from the coding sequence ATGTATAGGCCCAGAAACTTGGACGTGTTCATATATCTTCGCAAAAGCCGGAAGGATATCGAGGAAGAGAAAAAGGCCGCTGAGTCCGGCGCGTCATACGACACATTGCAACGCCATCGGGATAACTTGCTGGCCGTAGCGCGTAAAGAGGGTCACAATATCCTCGGCATCTTTGAGGAGATTGTGTCCGGCGAGTCCATCGCTGAACGCTCCGAGATCCAGAAGCTTTTGCGTGAACTGGAAACAGGAGTGGCTGATGCGGTGCTTGTCATGGATATTGACCGCCTTGGCCGCGGTGATATGCTTGACCAAGGCATTTTAGACCGTGCCTTTAGATATTCGGGAACGAAAATCATCACCCCAACGGAAGTCTATGACCCGGAAAGCGAGACGTGGGAGCTCGTCTTCGGTGTGAAATCCATCGTGTCGCGCGAAGAACTTAAAGTCATTACAAGACGCTTGCAAGGTGGTCGGCGCGACTCGGCCACTAAAGGCCGTTCCATCTCAAAAAAGCCGCCGTACGGATACCTGCGCGACGAAAAATTAAAGCTATACCCCGATCCGGAAACGTCATGGGTCGTGGTGAAAATCTTCGAAATGACGCGGGATGGATACGGACGCCAGGCGATCGCCGCTGAACTGGATCGACTTGGAGTAAAACCGCCCGATGGGAAGCGGTCCTTTTGGTCTCCGTCGACGATCAGCGCCATTATCAAAAACGAGGTGTATCTTGGGCATATCATTTGGGGCAAGGTGAAATACATTAAGCAAAACGGCACGTATAAACGCAAAAAAATGCCGAGAGAGCGCTGGTATATTAAAGAGAATGCCCATGAGCCCCTTGTGTATAAAGAGCTCTGGGAGGCCGCTAACAAGGCATATCGGAGCCGCTGGCGACCTTCCACGGTGGAAAGTAAACCGCTGGCTAATCCGCTGGCCGGGTTGCTGAAATGTGAAGTCTGTGGCTATACGATGTGGTATCAGCCGCGTAAAGACCGTCCTCATCCGCTTGTGCGCTGCCCAAATCCGAAATGCAAAGGGGTGCAAAAGGGGGCGCTCCTGCCGCTCGTTGAGGAAAGAATCTTGCAATCCCTCGCAGAGTTCATCGATCAGTTCGAGGTTCGGGAGGATCAGTCAGCTCGAAAAAAACAGCGTTCGATCATTCCGATAAAGCAAAAAGCCGTCGAAAAAAAAGAAAAAGAGCTCCAAGAGCTCCATAAACAAAAGGATGCGTTGCATGATCTGCTAGAGCGAGGCGTCTATACGATTGAAACATTCCTAGAACGCCAGCACACGATCGTCAATCGGATTAAGAAAACTCAACAGGAAATCGAGCAGTTGCGTGAGGAAATCGCCAAAGAGCAGCTGAAAGAAAAGAACATCAACGAGTACATCCCGACGGTTAAAAAGGTGCTGGACGCCTACCGCCTCACCGACGATGTAGAAAAGAAAAATCGCCTTCTCAAGTCGGTTCTTGAGAAAGCGACTTACTTGCGTAAACCGGAGTGGACGAAAAAAGATCAATTCATAATACAAATTTATCCTAAAATCTAG